Part of the Actinomyces howellii genome, ATGGCCCACGGCATCATGCGCACGATGTCCCCCTCCTGCTGTCTGTGTCGATAGGGCGCCTGGCCTTGACACAGTGCGCGCGTCGCTGCGCGCATGCCCGGCGCTCGGGGCACCCCCGTCACCACTCCTCGCCAGCCCCCGCACCTTCCTGCACACGGTCGCGCACGACCGCATGACGACGGCGCGCACCCCGACCGACGGCCGCGGCCGGTGAGTAGACAACGGTCGAGCGCGCCCAGCGGGAGCCGGAACGCCTGCCCCACCTCGATCACGACGGCCGCGACCCGTCCGCGCCGAGCACGGCGCCCGCACGACTCTCGGGCACCTGCGCCCGAGCCCCAACCACCCGCACACCACGGGACCACCCAGCGAAGGAAGTACACCCATGGCTTACGCCCCCAGCATCGTCGACCTCGTCGGCGGCACCCCGCTCGTCAAGATCAACCGGGTCATCTCCGGCCCCGCCACCGTCCTGGCCAAGGTCGAGGCCTTCGAGCCGGCAGGCAGCGTCAAGGACCGGATCGCCCTGTCGATCGTCCGCGCGGCCGAGGAGGCCGGCGAGCTCAAGCCCGGCGGCACGATCGTCGAGGCCACCTCCGGCAACACCGGCGTCGGCCTGGCGATGGTCGGCGCCGCCCTGGGCTACAAGGTCGTCATCACCATGCCCGAGACGATGTCCAAGGAGCGTCGCGCCATCATGCGCGCCTTCGGCGCCGAGCTCGTCCTGACCACCGAGGGGGGCGTGGCCGGCGCGGTCAAGCGCGCTGAGGAGATCCAGGCGGCCACCCCGAACTCGATCCTGGCCTCCCAGTTCTCCAACCCGGCCAACCCGAAGGTCCACCGTGAGACCACCGCCCGCGAGATCCTCAGCGCCACCGAGGGCCGCCTCGACGTCTTCGTGGCGGGTATCGGCACCGGTGGCACGCTCACCGGCGTGGGCACCGTCCTGCGCCAGGAGGTGCCCGAGGCCAAGATCTTCGGCGTCGAGCCCACCGAGTCCCCGCTCCTGGCCGAGGGCACCGCGGCGCCGCACAAGATCCAGGGCATCGGCCCCAACGTCGTCCCCGAGGTCCTGGACCAGGGGATCTGGGACGAGCTGCTTCACGTCTCCTCCGAGGAGGCCCTCACCTACGCCCGTCGCGCCGCCGCCGAGGAGGGCCTGCTCGTGGGCGTGTCCTCCGGCGCCGCCCTGGCCGCCGCGGACGCGCTGTCCCAGCGTCCCGAGTTCGAGGGCGCGACGATCGTGACCGTCCTGCCCGACACCGGTGAGCGCTACCTGAGCACCCCGCTGTACGCCGAGTACCTCAACTGAGACCGTCGGCGGCGGCGCACCGGGAACAGGGGCGCCGCCGCCGTGGTTCACTGTGCGGCACGGCCCCGTCGGCACGGCCGCCCCGTCCGCCCGCCCTGCGGCCACGCCGATGACGCTGAGGAGACCCATGTCCGCCCCCGACCGCTCCCTGCTCAAGCTCGCTCGCGAGGACCTGGAGACGGCGCGCCGCCGTGACCCCGCGGCCCGCTCGAACATCGAGGTCGCGCTGCTCTACCCGGGGGTCCACGCCT contains:
- the cysK gene encoding cysteine synthase A is translated as MAYAPSIVDLVGGTPLVKINRVISGPATVLAKVEAFEPAGSVKDRIALSIVRAAEEAGELKPGGTIVEATSGNTGVGLAMVGAALGYKVVITMPETMSKERRAIMRAFGAELVLTTEGGVAGAVKRAEEIQAATPNSILASQFSNPANPKVHRETTAREILSATEGRLDVFVAGIGTGGTLTGVGTVLRQEVPEAKIFGVEPTESPLLAEGTAAPHKIQGIGPNVVPEVLDQGIWDELLHVSSEEALTYARRAAAEEGLLVGVSSGAALAAADALSQRPEFEGATIVTVLPDTGERYLSTPLYAEYLN